Proteins encoded in a region of the Streptomyces sp. NBC_00310 genome:
- a CDS encoding hemerythrin domain-containing protein, translating into MGHGGDVIAELTTDHGEVEEMFGQLEALPSGDPQRKKYADKVTIELVRHSVAEEAYLYPAVREHIPDGDEIADRELEDHAEAERTMKALEGCEADHPDFDLLITQLMTEIRSHIQDEESNLFPRLRASCSADVLNSLGEKVRTAKKTAPTRPHPAAPDTPPANKLLAPGMGLVDRMRDALTGRGKDD; encoded by the coding sequence ATGGGCCACGGCGGAGACGTCATCGCCGAACTGACCACGGACCACGGGGAAGTGGAGGAGATGTTCGGCCAGCTCGAGGCGCTGCCCTCCGGGGACCCCCAGCGCAAGAAGTACGCGGACAAGGTCACCATCGAACTCGTGCGTCACTCGGTCGCCGAGGAGGCGTACCTCTACCCGGCAGTCCGCGAGCACATCCCGGACGGGGACGAGATCGCCGACCGGGAGCTGGAGGACCACGCCGAGGCCGAGCGCACCATGAAGGCCCTGGAGGGGTGCGAGGCCGACCACCCGGACTTCGACCTGCTGATCACCCAGCTGATGACCGAGATCAGGTCGCACATCCAGGACGAGGAGAGCAACCTCTTCCCCCGGCTGCGCGCGTCCTGTTCGGCGGACGTCCTGAACAGTCTCGGCGAGAAGGTCCGCACGGCCAAGAAGACGGCACCGACCCGGCCCCACCCGGCGGCCCCGGACACCCCGCCGGCCAACAAGCTGCTCGCCCCCGGCATGGGCCTCGTCGACCGCATGCGCGACGCGCTGACCGGCCGGGGCAAGGACGACTGA
- a CDS encoding GAF and ANTAR domain-containing protein: MDWDRFAQQMASMARDLLAQHSVDATLERITSSATELVEGCDAAGILVLNGTTVKTLAPTDPLVLDSDRLQERLREGPCFDAALSSDGERVFRIADLTEEPPRWPAYAPRAHRLGVGSMMGFLLFTEDEDLGALNLYSRKPGAFTEVSELAGWLLASHAAVAFSSARTHAQMEQAVATRHAIGEAMGILMGSHHLTEGEAFDVLRRFSQENNIKLREVARRVCEQGSL; the protein is encoded by the coding sequence GTGGACTGGGACCGGTTCGCACAGCAGATGGCGTCCATGGCTCGCGATCTGCTGGCGCAGCACTCGGTCGATGCCACGCTGGAGCGGATCACCAGCTCGGCCACCGAGCTGGTGGAAGGCTGTGACGCGGCCGGCATCCTCGTGCTGAACGGCACGACGGTGAAGACACTCGCCCCCACCGACCCCTTGGTCCTCGACAGCGACCGGCTGCAGGAACGGCTACGGGAGGGGCCCTGCTTCGACGCCGCGCTCAGCTCGGACGGAGAACGGGTCTTCCGCATCGCCGACCTCACCGAGGAGCCCCCGCGCTGGCCCGCCTACGCCCCACGGGCGCACCGTCTCGGCGTGGGCAGCATGATGGGCTTCCTGCTGTTCACCGAGGACGAAGATCTCGGCGCCCTGAACCTCTACTCGCGCAAGCCCGGCGCTTTCACCGAGGTCAGCGAGCTGGCCGGCTGGCTGCTGGCCTCGCACGCGGCGGTCGCCTTCTCCAGTGCCCGCACCCACGCCCAGATGGAGCAGGCCGTCGCCACCCGCCATGCGATCGGCGAGGCCATGGGCATCCTCATGGGCAGCCATCACCTGACCGAGGGGGAGGCCTTCGACGTGCTGCGCCGCTTCTCGCAGGAGAACAACATCAAGCTCCGTGAGGTCGCCCGCCGGGTCTGCGAGCAGGGCAGCCTCTGA
- a CDS encoding discoidin domain-containing protein, with the protein MRRPHVLLVRRRRTRCLLAALALSACSVVAAPPAAAAQTIGFPTFGGPAIPAPPVAHTPGDMMKAVYDAESSGTDFWMDRLLARSGNDPAGPWLMSRGRALFMKEHTPSQLGFGGKVAYWESVNDSSAYTVAITPGTFTEQVAQRRQTPSHWKSVHTSGSITVDQTKFITDNNVAVTNLSIKNNGSGSTTLQLRATSPYATSGTGGELTGQVNAYNNLTTLRPRLTGDGFGVSSGGLNRSVTIAAGATVTAKVVMGFVTDEIPQSLTEYTAYAGYSPATAFATHVRAYNLWWAQNVPYIDVPEPAIKKNIYYRWWLMRFNSLDADIPGQTFQFPTSTEGVLGYNNAIALTQPMHIDDLKYLRNPAYAYGDWLSVGQTSKGGRFLDNPGDPENWSNSYTQYIAEAAWKSYQIHGGQPGIAANLARYAEGDVKGQLAYYDHDDNKLIEYDWGALTGNDADAVSFHWKPGNMDRAESAYQYSGALAAAQAYEAIGNTAKATEMRTLATQIKDAIVNVLWNPNRQLFEHRLKSTNEWVPWKEINNYYPFSVGAVPNTATYRQALRLYDDPAQYPIFPFYTANQVDKQAAADAGEPGSNNFSTINSTVQFRLYSSVLRNYPNSWMNATDYKKLLYWNTWAQYVGGNTQWPDANEFWADWNGSSIDYRSWIHHNILGSSNWTVIEDVAGLRPRNDAKVELSPIDIGWSHFTVNNLRYRGADLSVVWDDPADGVVRYPGIPEGYSVYVDGDRVATVSSLVPLTWDPATGDVTTNGTVTHHTAKSGLKAPHQVVQDSPQMVDMLAKAGVDLTADLTNLAAGATASASHTGSGGNVSGAVDGYPTNEPFWGAGGSANSQDWYELNFGTTRTLNEVRLHFKDSRPANSTYRAPSAYTIQYHNGSSWVNVPDQTKSPAAPRANYNQVRFPAVSAQRIRVLATHASGAKTGLTEVKVFNRGGVQPPGNLATSATASASYTSSWESVTAVNDGIDPPSSDDTVNPRWGTWPETGQQWAELTWPSAKTLNKAEVYFFDDDQGIDMPASWKLQYWNGGAYVDVPGAGTYPLAKNQYNTVSFNATSTTRLRVLLTGNGTNSVGLLEAKVYGP; encoded by the coding sequence ATGAGAAGACCGCACGTCCTCCTGGTACGACGCCGGCGCACGAGGTGTCTCCTCGCCGCCCTGGCGCTCAGCGCATGTTCCGTCGTCGCCGCTCCCCCGGCCGCCGCGGCGCAGACCATCGGGTTCCCCACCTTCGGCGGGCCCGCGATCCCCGCACCACCCGTCGCCCACACACCGGGCGACATGATGAAGGCCGTCTACGACGCGGAGAGTTCGGGAACCGACTTCTGGATGGACCGCCTGCTCGCCCGCTCCGGCAACGACCCCGCCGGGCCCTGGCTGATGAGCCGCGGCCGGGCGCTCTTCATGAAGGAGCACACCCCCTCCCAACTCGGCTTCGGTGGCAAGGTCGCCTACTGGGAGAGCGTCAACGACAGCAGCGCCTACACCGTGGCGATCACGCCGGGCACTTTCACCGAACAGGTCGCCCAGCGCCGCCAGACGCCCAGCCACTGGAAGAGCGTGCACACCAGCGGCTCGATCACGGTCGACCAGACGAAGTTCATCACCGACAACAACGTCGCCGTGACCAACCTGTCCATCAAGAACAACGGCTCCGGTTCCACGACACTTCAGCTGCGGGCGACTTCGCCGTACGCCACCTCCGGCACCGGCGGTGAGCTGACCGGGCAGGTCAACGCCTACAACAACCTCACGACGCTCCGTCCCCGGCTCACCGGCGACGGCTTCGGCGTCTCCAGCGGCGGCCTCAACCGGTCCGTGACGATCGCGGCCGGGGCCACGGTGACGGCCAAGGTCGTCATGGGCTTCGTCACCGACGAGATCCCGCAGTCGCTGACCGAGTACACCGCCTACGCGGGGTACTCGCCCGCGACCGCGTTCGCCACCCACGTCAGGGCCTACAACCTGTGGTGGGCGCAGAACGTGCCGTACATCGACGTGCCCGAACCGGCGATCAAGAAGAACATCTACTACCGCTGGTGGCTGATGCGCTTCAACAGCCTCGACGCGGACATCCCCGGGCAGACCTTCCAGTTCCCGACCTCCACCGAGGGCGTCCTCGGCTACAACAACGCGATCGCGCTGACCCAGCCGATGCACATCGACGACCTCAAGTACCTGCGCAACCCGGCCTACGCGTACGGGGACTGGCTGAGCGTCGGCCAGACCTCCAAGGGCGGCCGTTTCCTCGACAACCCGGGTGACCCGGAGAACTGGTCCAACAGCTACACCCAGTACATCGCCGAGGCGGCCTGGAAGAGCTACCAGATCCACGGCGGCCAGCCGGGTATCGCGGCCAACCTGGCCCGGTACGCGGAGGGTGACGTCAAGGGGCAGCTCGCGTACTACGACCACGACGACAACAAGCTCATCGAGTACGACTGGGGCGCCCTGACCGGCAACGACGCCGACGCCGTCTCCTTCCACTGGAAGCCCGGCAACATGGACCGCGCCGAGTCCGCCTACCAGTACAGCGGCGCGCTGGCCGCCGCCCAGGCCTACGAGGCGATCGGCAACACGGCCAAGGCCACCGAGATGCGTACGCTGGCGACGCAGATCAAGGACGCGATCGTCAACGTGCTCTGGAACCCCAACAGGCAGCTGTTCGAGCACCGGTTGAAGTCGACGAACGAGTGGGTGCCCTGGAAGGAGATCAACAACTACTACCCGTTCTCCGTCGGCGCCGTCCCCAACACCGCGACGTACCGGCAGGCCCTGCGGCTCTACGACGACCCGGCCCAGTATCCGATCTTCCCCTTCTACACGGCCAACCAGGTCGACAAGCAGGCCGCGGCCGACGCCGGGGAGCCGGGCTCCAACAACTTCTCCACCATCAACTCGACCGTGCAGTTCCGGCTGTACTCATCGGTGTTGCGCAACTACCCCAACTCCTGGATGAACGCGACCGACTACAAGAAGCTCCTCTACTGGAACACCTGGGCGCAGTACGTCGGCGGCAACACCCAGTGGCCCGACGCCAACGAGTTCTGGGCGGACTGGAACGGCAGCTCGATCGACTACCGCTCGTGGATCCACCACAACATCCTCGGCAGCAGCAACTGGACCGTCATCGAGGACGTGGCCGGGCTGCGGCCCCGCAACGACGCCAAGGTCGAGCTCTCCCCGATCGACATCGGCTGGAGCCACTTCACCGTCAACAACCTCCGCTACCGGGGCGCAGACCTGTCCGTCGTCTGGGACGACCCCGCCGACGGGGTGGTGCGCTACCCGGGCATCCCGGAGGGCTACTCGGTCTACGTCGACGGCGACCGGGTCGCCACCGTCAGCTCGCTGGTGCCCCTGACCTGGGACCCGGCCACGGGTGACGTCACCACGAACGGCACGGTCACCCACCACACCGCCAAGTCCGGGCTGAAGGCCCCCCACCAGGTCGTCCAGGACAGCCCGCAGATGGTCGACATGCTCGCCAAGGCCGGCGTCGACCTGACCGCCGACCTCACCAACCTCGCCGCCGGCGCGACCGCGTCCGCCTCCCACACCGGGTCCGGCGGCAACGTCTCCGGAGCGGTCGACGGCTACCCCACCAACGAACCGTTCTGGGGCGCGGGCGGCTCCGCCAACAGCCAGGACTGGTACGAGCTGAACTTCGGCACCACGCGCACGCTCAACGAGGTCCGGCTGCACTTCAAGGACAGCCGCCCGGCGAACAGCACCTACCGGGCGCCCTCCGCGTACACCATCCAGTACCACAACGGCAGTTCCTGGGTGAACGTCCCCGACCAGACGAAGAGTCCGGCGGCGCCACGGGCCAACTACAACCAGGTGCGGTTCCCGGCGGTCAGCGCCCAGCGCATCCGGGTCCTGGCCACCCACGCCTCCGGCGCGAAGACGGGCCTCACGGAGGTCAAGGTGTTCAACCGGGGTGGCGTCCAGCCGCCGGGCAACCTGGCGACGTCGGCCACGGCGTCGGCGTCGTACACCTCCTCCTGGGAGAGTGTCACCGCCGTCAACGACGGGATCGATCCGCCGTCGTCCGACGACACCGTGAACCCGCGCTGGGGCACGTGGCCGGAGACGGGCCAGCAGTGGGCCGAGCTGACCTGGCCGTCCGCAAAGACCCTGAACAAGGCCGAGGTGTACTTCTTCGACGACGACCAGGGCATCGACATGCCCGCCTCGTGGAAGCTCCAGTACTGGAACGGTGGCGCGTACGTGGATGTGCCGGGCGCCGGGACCTACCCGCTGGCCAAGAACCAGTACAACACCGTCTCCTTCAACGCCACGAGCACCACACGACTGCGTGTGCTGCTCACCGGCAACGGCACGAACTCCGTCGGACTCCTCGAAGCAAAGGTGTACGGACCGTGA
- a CDS encoding DUF6461 domain-containing protein, protein MSGLPSDSWRWVGGEAWCVTFTHGISPEEVLERYGADPAHAELFDLEEARDFLHDGTALDVSRSALRVGSLGDWSFCYEEGSGVDGAMPEVLSVLSRGTETFSVVLGGTGMNIFEHWSDRQCTELFEPGEPVSRTLSTRRWWDAVQARLEAAGADHPGLGPVIEVIVAYMGVALDDSTVEGPLLTVLMEDVEEPGPRQRSG, encoded by the coding sequence GTGAGCGGGTTGCCATCCGATTCCTGGCGCTGGGTCGGCGGTGAGGCGTGGTGCGTGACGTTCACCCACGGCATCTCGCCGGAAGAGGTCCTGGAACGGTACGGAGCAGATCCGGCCCATGCCGAGCTGTTCGACCTGGAGGAAGCGCGCGACTTCCTCCACGACGGCACCGCACTCGACGTCAGCAGGTCGGCCCTGCGCGTGGGTTCACTCGGTGACTGGTCCTTCTGCTACGAGGAGGGATCGGGCGTCGACGGGGCGATGCCCGAAGTGCTGTCCGTCCTCTCCCGGGGCACGGAGACTTTCTCCGTCGTCCTGGGCGGGACCGGCATGAACATCTTCGAGCACTGGTCCGACCGGCAGTGCACCGAGTTGTTCGAGCCGGGAGAGCCGGTCAGCAGGACGCTGTCGACGCGCCGCTGGTGGGACGCCGTACAGGCACGTCTGGAAGCGGCCGGTGCGGACCACCCCGGGCTCGGCCCCGTCATCGAGGTGATCGTCGCGTACATGGGTGTCGCGCTCGACGACAGCACCGTCGAGGGCCCCTTGCTCACCGTGCTGATGGAGGACGTCGAGGAACCCGGCCCTCGGCAGCGCTCCGGGTGA
- a CDS encoding IclR family transcriptional regulator: MKHTQPYEGSTDLGEDGPTGAGGSRLVGSDRVLAVLKELARYPGGVGLEELNRAIGSPKPTVHRALGALRRAGLADQDARGRYGLGDEFLRMAFAHHEARPEHLRVRPVLEALAHRFGETAHYTVLDGREVVHRAEVDPPAGAVRLTSTIGGRNPAHATAAGKLLLAGRLTTLEEVEAWIGGSPLERRTPRTPCTAAGLHRELAATRARGHGVDDQETETGVNCLALPVFLTSPTTPSGAVSVSALAYRTPLATLVDALDEIRGLLGRLGEPHR, encoded by the coding sequence ATGAAGCATACGCAGCCGTACGAGGGATCGACAGACCTCGGTGAGGACGGCCCGACAGGTGCCGGGGGCAGCCGGCTTGTGGGATCGGACCGGGTGCTGGCGGTCCTCAAGGAGCTGGCCCGGTACCCCGGCGGGGTGGGCCTGGAGGAGCTGAACCGGGCGATCGGCAGTCCCAAGCCGACCGTGCACCGGGCGCTGGGCGCGCTGCGCCGGGCCGGGCTCGCCGACCAGGACGCCCGGGGCCGTTACGGGCTCGGCGACGAGTTCCTGCGCATGGCCTTCGCCCACCACGAGGCACGGCCCGAGCACCTGCGCGTCCGCCCGGTGCTCGAAGCGCTGGCACACCGGTTCGGCGAGACCGCGCACTACACGGTGCTCGACGGCCGTGAGGTGGTCCACCGCGCCGAGGTCGACCCGCCCGCCGGTGCCGTCCGGCTGACGTCGACGATCGGCGGGCGCAACCCCGCCCACGCGACCGCCGCCGGAAAGCTGCTGCTCGCCGGGCGGTTGACCACCCTGGAGGAGGTCGAGGCGTGGATCGGCGGCTCGCCCCTGGAACGTCGTACGCCACGGACGCCGTGCACGGCCGCCGGTCTGCACCGTGAGCTGGCGGCCACCCGAGCCCGCGGCCACGGCGTCGACGACCAGGAGACCGAGACCGGGGTCAACTGCCTCGCCCTGCCCGTGTTCCTCACCTCGCCGACGACCCCGTCCGGAGCCGTGAGCGTCAGCGCGCTGGCCTACCGGACGCCCCTGGCGACCCTGGTCGACGCGCTCGACGAGATCCGCGGCCTCCTCGGTCGCCTCGGCGAGCCGCACCGATGA
- a CDS encoding PP2C family protein-serine/threonine phosphatase: MAGSRRKRPVEAVDAFEAIEPPGNAELVLGVLAVTALVEALGVLSGSEVWLLGLLVFLPGTASALCTVRQTAFVAAWTTLVVTTTAVVRNVDADRWLDRLLLVLLTLALGVASVYACHRRIGREYEMLRLRSTAAAMQRHILHPLPLVTDDVLVNGIYEPLQEDRLVGGDIYDVVASPWGTRVLIGDVQGKGLAAVGAAFAVIGAFREAAHRESTLTALVDALDAAVVRHNSYAENTGDDERFVTALVIGIDALTEEAQAVNCGHVLPHVMHEGTVTTPALDSGVPLGLAELALEPTTVDWFTFPDGATLLLSTDGLTEIRAADGTFYPVDERLAKRLGLSPTELPRALYEDARAYAGGGGRHDDVAVLTVRRSPRR, encoded by the coding sequence ATGGCCGGTAGCCGCCGGAAGAGACCTGTCGAGGCCGTCGATGCCTTCGAGGCCATCGAGCCGCCGGGCAACGCCGAACTGGTCCTCGGCGTGCTGGCGGTGACGGCCCTGGTGGAGGCGCTCGGGGTGCTGTCCGGGTCCGAGGTGTGGCTCCTCGGACTGCTGGTGTTCCTGCCGGGGACGGCGTCGGCGCTGTGCACCGTCCGGCAGACGGCTTTCGTCGCCGCGTGGACCACGCTCGTCGTCACCACCACGGCGGTGGTGCGCAACGTCGACGCGGACCGATGGCTCGACCGCCTCCTGCTGGTTCTGCTCACCCTCGCCCTGGGTGTGGCCTCGGTGTACGCCTGCCACCGGCGGATCGGACGCGAGTACGAGATGCTGCGGCTGCGTTCCACGGCCGCGGCCATGCAACGGCACATCCTGCACCCCCTCCCTCTGGTCACCGACGACGTCCTGGTCAACGGCATCTACGAGCCGCTCCAGGAGGACCGGCTCGTCGGCGGCGACATCTACGACGTCGTCGCCTCGCCCTGGGGGACACGGGTGCTGATCGGAGACGTGCAGGGCAAGGGACTGGCCGCCGTGGGCGCCGCGTTCGCCGTCATCGGCGCCTTCCGCGAGGCGGCCCATCGCGAGTCCACGCTCACCGCGCTCGTCGACGCCCTGGACGCGGCCGTGGTCCGCCACAACTCCTACGCCGAGAACACCGGCGACGACGAGCGCTTCGTCACCGCCCTGGTGATCGGCATCGACGCGTTGACCGAGGAAGCACAGGCCGTCAACTGCGGGCACGTCCTGCCGCATGTGATGCACGAGGGCACGGTCACCACGCCCGCGCTGGACTCCGGCGTCCCGCTCGGTCTCGCCGAGCTGGCCCTGGAACCCACGACCGTCGACTGGTTCACGTTCCCGGACGGCGCGACGCTGCTGCTGAGCACCGACGGTCTCACCGAGATCCGGGCCGCCGACGGCACGTTCTACCCGGTCGACGAGCGCCTCGCCAAGCGCCTCGGCCTCTCCCCCACCGAGCTGCCCCGGGCCCTGTACGAGGACGCCCGCGCGTACGCGGGCGGCGGAGGCCGGCACGACGACGTCGCCGTCCTGACGGTCCGCCGCTCGCCACGTCGGTGA
- a CDS encoding zinc-dependent alcohol dehydrogenase yields MRAFVLTAPGAYEVQDLPAPVAGPGDVVVDVERVGVCGTDMEFFTGTMAYLHQGHSAYPMRLGHEWAGRVSAAGDGVDPGWVGRRVMGDTMLGCGDCRRCLRGDQHVCERREEVGIRGGRAGALAERLAVPASSLHALPDSVDAVLGALVEPGGNALRAAQAAATRPRDRALVLGPGTIGVLVALFLRAAGTEVHLMGRTADSLAFARGLGFAHTWTEDSLPDLPFDAVVDATNAAHLPGSALELVEPGGRVVYIGLAAGPSRIDTRALVLKDVTAVGILSASPGLDATIRAYAAGTVDPRPLVAATVALDEVGPVLAGERPAGAGAGPKIHVTPARPAR; encoded by the coding sequence ATGCGCGCGTTCGTCCTCACCGCCCCCGGCGCGTACGAGGTCCAGGACCTTCCGGCGCCGGTGGCCGGGCCCGGTGACGTCGTCGTCGACGTCGAGCGGGTCGGGGTGTGCGGCACGGACATGGAGTTCTTCACCGGCACGATGGCCTACCTCCACCAAGGGCACTCCGCCTACCCGATGAGGCTCGGCCACGAGTGGGCCGGGCGGGTGTCGGCGGCCGGCGACGGTGTCGACCCCGGCTGGGTCGGCCGTCGCGTCATGGGCGACACGATGCTCGGCTGCGGGGACTGCCGCCGCTGCCTCCGGGGCGACCAGCACGTGTGCGAGCGGCGCGAGGAGGTCGGCATACGCGGGGGCCGGGCCGGCGCCCTGGCCGAGCGGCTCGCCGTACCGGCCTCCTCCCTGCACGCCCTGCCCGACTCCGTGGACGCCGTGCTCGGAGCGCTCGTGGAGCCGGGCGGCAACGCTCTCCGCGCCGCGCAGGCCGCCGCGACCCGGCCGAGGGACCGCGCCCTGGTCCTGGGGCCGGGGACGATCGGAGTGCTGGTCGCGTTGTTCCTCCGCGCCGCCGGTACGGAGGTCCACCTCATGGGCCGGACCGCCGACTCCCTCGCCTTCGCACGCGGCCTGGGCTTCGCGCACACCTGGACGGAGGACTCCCTCCCGGACCTGCCCTTCGACGCTGTCGTCGACGCCACGAACGCCGCCCATCTGCCGGGCAGCGCCCTGGAGTTGGTGGAGCCGGGGGGCCGCGTCGTGTACATCGGGCTGGCCGCCGGGCCCAGTCGGATCGACACCCGCGCCCTCGTCCTCAAGGACGTCACGGCCGTCGGCATCCTCTCCGCCTCCCCCGGCCTCGACGCCACCATCCGCGCGTACGCGGCCGGCACGGTCGATCCCCGGCCGCTCGTCGCCGCCACGGTCGCCCTCGACGAGGTCGGCCCGGTGCTCGCGGGTGAACGCCCGGCCGGAGCGGGAGCCGGACCGAAGATCCACGTCACCCCTGCCCGACCGGCCCGCTGA
- a CDS encoding family 43 glycosylhydrolase encodes MTRPRILSAFFASVTMAVAFLVAPQPAAAAVSFTSTGVNQNGGNCLDLPGGSTTNGAQLRAFACGGGANQSLGFTPVSGTTDTYTITTRSGQCVDVYGASTADNAAVIQWPCHGATNQQWRIAPVSVAGTDKTFNLVSVGSGKCVAPSGGSSASNTNLVQLPCATANGRVWRLPGFTGGGTAPRTFTNPLAQRGPDPWLTYHDGFYYLATTTWNSTVTMRRSSTLAGLATANEQVIFNLTRPNGAGTMWAPEFHLLDGPNGKRWYFYYTAGREPFDLGTQRIHVLESAGLDPMGPYSFKADLLDPTQDNTWELDPGILQLDGSLYLLGTYYNGSQPMFIRPLSNPWTASGTRRVLSTPTYSWETVGGAVNEGAEVLQRGGKTFIVYSASHCSTPDYKLGMLTYNGGDPLNSSSWVKSPNPVFQRSNANGVYGPGHNGFFKSPDGTEDWMVYHANSSASGGCDMNRSTRAQKFTWNADGTPDFGTPVPLGVTLTAPSGE; translated from the coding sequence GTGACTCGTCCCAGAATCCTGTCGGCGTTCTTCGCGTCGGTCACCATGGCGGTCGCCTTCCTGGTGGCACCGCAACCCGCTGCCGCCGCCGTCTCCTTCACCTCCACGGGGGTCAACCAGAACGGCGGCAACTGCCTTGATCTTCCCGGCGGTTCGACCACCAACGGCGCACAGCTCCGCGCCTTCGCCTGCGGCGGCGGGGCCAACCAGAGTCTGGGTTTCACACCGGTCTCGGGGACGACCGACACCTACACGATCACCACCCGGTCCGGGCAGTGCGTCGACGTGTACGGCGCCTCGACCGCGGACAACGCCGCGGTCATCCAGTGGCCCTGCCACGGCGCGACCAACCAGCAGTGGCGGATCGCGCCGGTGTCGGTCGCCGGCACCGACAAGACCTTCAACCTGGTCTCCGTCGGCTCGGGCAAGTGTGTCGCGCCGAGCGGGGGTTCGTCGGCCTCGAACACCAACCTGGTGCAGCTGCCGTGCGCCACCGCGAACGGCAGGGTGTGGCGGCTGCCCGGCTTCACCGGCGGCGGCACGGCCCCGAGGACGTTCACCAACCCGCTGGCCCAGCGCGGCCCCGACCCGTGGCTGACGTACCACGACGGCTTCTACTACCTCGCCACCACGACATGGAACTCGACGGTCACCATGCGCAGGTCGAGCACCCTCGCGGGACTCGCCACGGCCAACGAACAGGTGATCTTCAACCTGACCCGGCCCAACGGGGCGGGCACGATGTGGGCCCCGGAGTTCCATCTCCTGGACGGCCCCAACGGGAAGCGCTGGTACTTCTACTACACGGCCGGCCGGGAGCCGTTCGACCTGGGCACCCAGCGGATCCACGTCCTGGAGAGCGCCGGCCTGGACCCGATGGGCCCCTACAGCTTCAAGGCCGACCTGCTCGACCCGACCCAGGACAACACCTGGGAGCTGGATCCCGGCATCCTGCAACTCGACGGCAGCCTCTACCTCCTGGGTACGTACTACAACGGCTCGCAGCCCATGTTCATCCGCCCGCTGTCGAACCCGTGGACCGCGAGCGGCACCCGCCGTGTGCTGTCCACGCCGACCTACAGCTGGGAGACGGTGGGCGGCGCGGTCAACGAGGGCGCCGAAGTCCTGCAACGGGGCGGCAAGACCTTCATCGTCTACTCCGCCAGCCACTGTTCCACGCCCGACTACAAGCTCGGGATGCTCACGTACAACGGCGGCGACCCGCTCAACTCGTCCTCCTGGGTCAAGTCCCCGAACCCGGTCTTCCAGCGGTCCAACGCCAACGGTGTCTACGGCCCCGGTCACAACGGCTTCTTCAAGTCGCCCGACGGGACCGAGGACTGGATGGTCTACCACGCCAACAGCTCCGCCTCCGGAGGCTGCGACATGAACCGATCGACCAGAGCGCAGAAGTTCACCTGGAACGCGGACGGCACCCCAGACTTCGGCACTCCGGTACCCCTCGGCGTCACCTTGACCGCACCGTCGGGCGAGTAA
- a CDS encoding aromatic acid exporter family protein, whose translation MEWTGRVVREVRRRGAAAVETVRLAWAGPGRERDLVAQAGKAALAAWVAWAVAGWWLAAPMAFVAPWVAVVLVESTVYRSLAHGLQQLAAIAVGTVVATGAALVLDSTMVTMALVLPTVLLLGQWQRLGSQGVYAATGALFVLTGGQVTVAASGARIAEAVFGAVVGVVVNALIRPPVYLRDTRAALQDAAIEAEEILDAVADGLAAGEWDGHQAGEWHERALRLGRLVDQARSAIGWSRESMRVNPRGRRRHATAPPGKAYADALAVLDYVAVHTSGVTRTVWETADHGRKAARPAEAIARPYADFLRRTAQAVRLYGRTRFAPSGHDDSAAEELREAVGELHRSLDAFRRRLPGAVADDPDALVTYGTLLAQAHRLADQLVQD comes from the coding sequence ATGGAGTGGACCGGCAGGGTGGTGCGGGAGGTGCGGCGGCGCGGTGCGGCCGCCGTGGAGACGGTGCGGTTGGCGTGGGCGGGGCCGGGCCGTGAGCGGGACCTGGTGGCGCAGGCCGGCAAGGCGGCGCTGGCCGCCTGGGTGGCGTGGGCGGTGGCGGGCTGGTGGCTCGCCGCGCCGATGGCGTTCGTGGCGCCCTGGGTGGCGGTCGTCCTGGTGGAGTCGACGGTGTACCGGTCGCTCGCGCACGGCCTTCAGCAGCTCGCGGCGATCGCGGTGGGCACGGTGGTGGCCACCGGGGCGGCGCTGGTGCTGGACAGCACGATGGTCACGATGGCCCTGGTCCTGCCGACGGTGCTGCTGCTGGGCCAGTGGCAGCGGCTGGGGAGCCAGGGGGTCTACGCCGCCACCGGCGCGCTGTTCGTGCTGACCGGCGGCCAGGTCACCGTCGCCGCGTCGGGCGCCCGGATCGCGGAGGCCGTGTTCGGTGCCGTGGTGGGCGTCGTCGTCAACGCGCTGATCCGGCCCCCTGTGTACCTGCGCGACACCCGCGCGGCGCTGCAGGACGCCGCCATCGAGGCCGAGGAGATCCTGGACGCGGTGGCGGACGGGCTGGCCGCCGGCGAGTGGGACGGGCATCAGGCGGGGGAGTGGCACGAGCGCGCGCTGCGGCTGGGCCGTCTGGTCGACCAGGCCCGGTCGGCGATCGGCTGGAGCCGGGAGAGCATGCGCGTCAACCCCAGGGGACGACGCAGGCATGCCACCGCCCCGCCCGGCAAGGCGTACGCAGACGCGCTGGCCGTACTCGACTACGTAGCCGTCCACACCTCGGGCGTGACGCGGACGGTGTGGGAGACCGCGGACCACGGCCGTAAGGCGGCACGACCGGCCGAGGCGATCGCCCGCCCCTACGCGGACTTCCTGCGCCGCACCGCCCAGGCCGTCCGGCTCTACGGCCGGACCCGATTCGCCCCGAGCGGCCACGACGACTCGGCCGCGGAAGAGCTTCGCGAGGCCGTCGGAGAACTCCACCGCTCCCTCGACGCATTCCGCCGGCGGCTGCCGGGCGCGGTCGCCGACGACCCCGACGCCCTGGTGACCTACGGCACGCTGCTGGCGCAGGCCCATCGCCTGGCCGATCAGCTCGTCCAGGACTGA